Proteins from a single region of Apium graveolens cultivar Ventura chromosome 7, ASM990537v1, whole genome shotgun sequence:
- the LOC141670487 gene encoding uncharacterized protein LOC141670487, whose protein sequence is MYDSRNECSDSHISTFDFLGPINDSCDRNVAMDPCVRESQKPDKSRKLSDNEGIQFRPSKFKTGDDQHGVCSQPSWSKSPPRGPCLNKTRNSPPSLRVQAIARGQKELMEMVKAMPETLYELSLKDLVDHQNDGNEKQEGEIEKNETDKQEDKTEVDQEKSNFTVNKKAIVKKQGSVRRQGSIRRHGSVRKQQSLKKIEKKMSRNESTVSESSNKGLFLKMVFPMPFGGGNKKKVAKSKTKAKPKDNPNPYAKESTKLGNNISTNSNASDKSAKSSNHKEWWKRRYPVASDSESSGLSSNGSSGSSGSSASNDSTGSSISNKSNRKKGGLLNGCSPFYYNKNKTIVE, encoded by the exons ATGTATGATTCAAGAAATGAGTGCTCAGACAGCCATATCAGCACCTTCGATTTTCTCGGACCGATAAACGACAGTTGTGACAGGAATGTGGCAATGGATCCTTGTGTCAGAGAGTCTCAGAAGCCTGACAAATCAAGAAAGTTGAGTGATAATGAAGGGATTCAATTTAGGCCTAGCAAGTTCAAAACAGGAGATGATCAACATGGTGTTTGTTCACAGCCTTCATGGTCGAAAAGCCCGCCTCGAGGTCCATGTCTCAACAAGACTAGAAATTCTCCTCCATCTTTGAGAGTTCAGGCCATTGCAAGAGGCCAAAAGGAGCTTATGGAGATGGTTAAGGCCATGCCTGAGACGTTGTACGAGCTTTCGTTGAAAGATCTTGTTGATCATCAGAACGATGGAAATGAAAAGCAAGAAGGTGAAATAGAAAAGAATGAAACTGACAAGCAAGAGGATAAAACAGAAGTTGATCAAGAAAAGAGCAATTTCACTGTTAACAAGAAGGCTATTGTGAAGAAGCAAGGAAGTGTAAGAAGACAAGGAAGTATAAGAAGGCATGGAAGTGTAAGAAAGCAACAAAGCCTAAAGAAAATCGAAAAAAAGATGTCGAGAAATGAAAGCACTGTAAGTGAGAGTAGCAACAAAGGGTTATTTCTGAAGATGGTGTTTCCTATGCCATTTGGAGGAGGGAACAAAAAGAAGGTTGCGAAATCGAAAACCAAGGCAAAACCAAAGGACAATCCTAATCCTTATGCTAAAGAGTCTACAAAGCTTGGTAATAACATTAGTACTAATAGTAATGCCAGTGATAAATCTGCAAAGAGTAGTAATCATAAGGAGTGGTGGAAGAGAAGATATCCCGTCGCGTCGGACAGCGAAAGCAGTGGATTGAGTAGCAATGGCAGTAGCGGTAGCAGTGGAAGCTCAGCCAGCAATGACAGCACTGGAAGCAGCATTAGCAACAAGAGCAACAG GAAAAAAGGTGGATTGCTTAACGGATGCTCACCCTTCTATTACAACAAGAACAAAACAATAGTAGAGTGA